TCGAGGAAATTAAAGAAGCTGCCGAGGTCTTTATCGAGACGCAGGTAATCATCTTCCTGCTCTACCGAATTAGGACCAAATGCGTGACCGATATAATCTGGTGAAGAAAAGCTTACAGCCAGCATATCGGTGATATTGTCAGCGCCCAGTTGTTCGCCAATAACCGCGGCTTTGGCTATTTCAACCGTCATGGAATTACCATAAGGTGTGCTGCAGATGGCGCCGTAGTTGGTACCGGCAAATTTCTTAAGATCGTACGGGAAAGCTTTTTGTTCTACACCAAAGGGAGTGCCTTCGTAGCTTTTTTCATCAGCAGTACTTTGTATATACGAGTTAATGGGATACAAAGTATTCCAGCCCATGCTATAGTATTTATCAGCCAGCTTTTGTGCATTGAAGTCCTGCATCCATTTAGGAAGTTCCTTCATGTAATAGGTTGAGGTGATCCAGTTTCCGTTGCGGCTGTCGTACCAGTATGCAGCGTTCGCTGAATGACCGGCTGGTAAAATACCGCCTCTGTCCTTAACGGCAACGCCAATCACTTTACCTTTAAAATTGGTGGCCATTCTCAACTCGTCGCCAATAGTGGTAACCTTCATGTTAAAAGGGCTCATGGCACCGGGAGCGCCAGCTTCCGCACCAACAGTTGATACGGTTGAGTCTTCTGTACAATACACATTCTTGTTCCGCTGCGGATCGTACCAGCCATTACCAACAATGCCATGAATAGCGGGCACGCTGCCGGTGTAAATACAGGTATGGCCGCAGGCAGTGATCGTTGGCACGTAAGGTACCATCGTGTTCTCGCAGGAAAAGCCCTGGTTCAGGAAACGTTTAAAACCACCATCGGCAGCATAACGATCATAAAACCGGTACAGGTAATCCCAACGCATTTGGTCTATAACAATTCCTACAACTAATTTAGGTCGGTTAACAGTAGTTGAAGCGGCTGTGGTTGCAGCTGTGCCTGTTTTGGTTTGAGCGGGTGTTACAAACCAAAACAGCATAAAACAACTTGTTGCTAAAAGAAGGCGCATTAAAAAAAGTTTTGGCAAAGATAACCGGCTACATAACCCCAAACATTAAAATTTGATAAAATCATGAACTCAAACGATTGCTTAATGTTTTGACAAACAGGTTATTTGAAGGGTCCATATTTTCTAAGTTTTAGAATATCATTTCCAATATTCGCCGTCATTCTCCGTTAAACGATACAGCCATTAAACCGTCCTGCAAGGTTATCAAAACATTAAAAACGTTACCTTTGCGCCATTCGCCAAAAACAGCAATAACCCTATAAATAAAATCCATATTATGGCAGATATTTTTGAAAGATTACTAAAGAATCAAGGTCCTATAGGTCAACATCGCGAAAGAGCTCATGGTTATTTTGCATTTCCTAAACTGGAAGGTGAGATTGGAAGCAGAATGAAGTTCAGAGGTAAAGAAATGATTGTGTGGAGTTTAAATAATTATCTGGGGTTAGCTAATCATCCTGAAGTACGGAAAGCCGATGCAGACGGCGCTGCTCAGTATGGCCTGGCATTGCCGATGGGCGCCCGCATGATGAGTGGAAACAGTAATAACCACGAGTTGCTGGAAAAAAAGCTGGCCGCTTTCGAAAGTAAAGAAGATGCCATTTTATTGAATTTTGGTTATCAGGGTATGGTAAGCCTTATCGATGTGTTGTGCAGCCGTCACGACATCATTGTTTACGATGCGGAGAGCCACGCCTGTATCATAGATGGTGTTCGTTTGCACCCCGGTCACCGGTATGTATTCAAACACAACGACATGGAAGACCTGGAAAAGCAGCTGCAACGCGCTACTGCCCTGATCGAAAAACAAAAAGCAGGTGGTATCCTGGTTATTACTGAAGGGGTATTTGGTATGGCCGGCGACCAGGGAAAACTGAAAGAGATCGCAGACCTGAAATCTAAATATGAGTTCCGTTTGCTGGTTGATGACGCCCATGGTTTTGGTACCCTGGGTAAAACCGGCGCAGGCGCCGGCGAAGCACAGGGTGTACAGGACGCCATTGATGTGTACTTCTCTACGTTCGCCAAATCTATGGCTTCTATCGGCGCTTTCATCGCCGGACCTAAGGCAATCATCGATTATATCCGTTATAACATCCGCAGCCAGATCTTCGCTAAAAGCTTACCCATGCCATTGGTAGTTGGTAACCTGAAGCGCCTGGAGCTGTTGCAAACCCGTCCTGAGTTGAAGGAAAAACTGTGGGATGTGGCCACCAAACTGCAAAAAGGTTTGAAAGAAAGAGGTTTCGACATTGGTAATACCGACTCTGTGGTTACACCGGTATACATGAAAGGTGGAGTTGAAGAAGCTACCGCCATGGTAATGGACCTGCGTGAGAATTATGGTATTTTCTGCTCAATTGTGGTTTACCCGGTAATTCCAAAAGGACATATCATTTACCGCCTTATTCCTACCGCGGTTCATACCGATGAGGATATTCAAAAAACGCTCACTGCCTTCTCAGAAACCAAACAAAAGCTGGATGCCGGTGCTTACAAAGTATCGGCCATTCCTGATATGGCAGAAGCTTAGTCGTTGATTTTATCTTAACATGGTGTAAAGCCCATAAAACATATTGATTCTCAATATAAATTTTTGATCCCGGAGCAACGCTTCGGGATTTTTTTTGTTAATTACCCAAAAGCCCGGAATATTAAATAAGAAATTATACGAATAAGCGTTATTACTTATTATAGATCAAGGTTTCAAGTGTATATTGAAGAAGTAAAATTGCCAGGCATGTAATGAACTTTATTCCGGTACCCAAACATCAATATCTATGAAAGCGGTCTGCGTGCTGGCCCTGCTGATGCTTTTGACGGCTAAAACAGCAACCGCACAAAGTAATAGGCTACCAGACAGTGTAAATGTGCTGATCCGTTTACACCCGCGGGATGTTAAAAATCCGCTGGTAGATAGTGTATTAGTGATATTCGACCGCTTTGACCGTACCGGCGCCGGCATTGTAAAACACGTTTACCACCCCACCGATAATCAGTTCACCGTTTTCAAAGTTCCGGAAGGAAAATATTACATCAGCATTTATTGCCTGGGCTTTTACCGCGATACTTTCAACGATCTTATGTTCATCAGCAAACGGCATAGCAATAACCTGCGCTATAAATTAAAGCGGAATGAAGCGTATATGCCAGGCACCTACCTTCCCGATATGGAAGTTGATTTTACCAATTTAGCTATTACCAATATTAAGTCATTCAGGTAGTCTGAACCGGAGTGAGATGCTTGGAATGGTTGGGAAATGTCCACGCTTACGGCAAAAAAAATAGCCTCCCGGAGGGGAGGCTGCACTAATCAAATACCATTAACCATTAAACCTTATCCTATGAAAATTCAAATATAGTGTGAATATCTCAAAGCATAGGTCTTATCGTTATGAAATTTTATGCGTTGATAAGTATAATTGATTTAAATCAATGCTAAGATAAGTTTATTTATTTATCAAAAACGGCAATGTTTTCCACGCTGCAACCCGTTACAATGACATATAATTACTTTATATATTTTGTTGTTTAATTGCCCCAACTCACGCCTATCTACACTGTTTTACATAATATACTGAGAACATAGTTTTTAAATGTGAAGCCCGGCACCTCTTGATGATGGTCAAGAATAACCGACAACTACCGGGTAAGTTATTATGGATGGTTTATATATCTTACTACCATTGCGACTTAAAGCTTTTCTGATACTCGTCAAACGAAACCTTGCCATATTTGCCTTCACCGAAATATTTAGCGATCAGTTCAAACTCATTGGGCGCCAGGAAACCGGGTATGGCCTGTGGCTCTCCATCCACCGGAATAATTACCGTTGTAGGATATGATAAATTGCCATTGGTAAGATAGATGGCAAAATCGTGGGTCTTATGTCTTTGGTTGAAATCAAAGGTCCGGCCATTCCAGGTAATGCTTTTGTGCCCCTCTGCATCGAACTTAACGGGGTAGAACTTCTGCTGTACATAGGCCGTTACATCCTTATTGTTGTATGTTTTTTTATCCATTGCTTTACACCAGCCACACCAGTCGGTATACAGGTCAATCAACACGGGGCGCTTTTCCTTCTTCAGGCCAGCCGTTGCCTCATCCAGGCTCATCCATTTCAATTTCTCCGCTGTATTTTTATCAAAGCTCTTTTTCTCTGCTTTAAGGGCCGGCTTTTCAGCACATGAAAAAACAATTAACCAACAAAACAAAACCGACAATTTCAATGTTTGCATGTGTATTTTTGTTTAACACCTAAATTTAAGTCATTCCATGCACAAAATAGTGTTGGCCATTACGGGCGCCAGTGGCAGTATTTACGCCCGCTTACTGATTGAAAAACTGTTGACCATTAAACAACAATGGCAGGATGTTGCTGTAGTAATGACCGATAACGCCAAACAGGTGTGGGAAACCGAATTGGGAAATAACGACTATACCCAATACCCCATTCAATTTTATTCTAAAAACGACTTCAACGCGCCTTTTGCTTCCGGTTCGGGCCGGTATAATACCATGATCATCGCTCCCTGCTCTATGGGCACCCTGGGCCGGATTGCCGGCGGCATTTCAAGCGACCTTATTTCCCGTGCGGCCGATGTAGTGTTAAAAGAACGCCGCAAGCTAATTTGCCTGGTACGTGATACGCCTTATAACCTTATTCATATTCGCAATATGGAAACTGTTACCCTGGCCGGCGGTATCATTTGCCCCGCTACCCCTTCGTTTTACAGCCGTCCCACTACCATTGAAGAGGTAGTGGCCACAGTAACTGACAGGGTGCTTGATTTGGCGGGGTTGGACATTAGCACTTATCGATGGGGAAATGAACCCCAATAAATATTGAATGTTGAATGTCCAATGTCGAATTAAATACAAAATGTAAAGATCAAATACTTCAAGATTCAATATTGGACATTCGATATTCGACATTAAAAAAGGGACTGTATAATTACAATCCCTTTTCTTGTATAAATAAGCTTCTTATTATCGTAAGTCTACCACTTCTACCCCGGGAAACTTGGCTTTATCAAACACAAACTGGTTGTCGGGAATGTTGGCGTTTCCGTTCATGGTATTGATGGTATACACCATTACGTTACCTGATTTATCCAGGATGCGGGTGCTGTTGATAGTCTGGCTTTTTTTATCAACCAGTACATATACTTTGTGGAATGGTTTGTTTTTATCGGTGGGGGTCATTTCAATTTCCTGCAGTGTTTTTTTGTTCACCACTTTATCGCCGTTCAGCTTGTACAGGAAATCCTTGTCGTAAAAGCTGGTGAAGATCTTCTGCATGCTGATGGTGCTGGCAGAAGGATCGGGTTTGGTGATGGTTACTTCATTGGCCGATTTATCGTACGTCCAGATGTTGGTGCCATCGCAGAATATTTCCTGGCCTGTACCGGCAATGCTAACCCGGTAGCGGCTGCCTTTCAATGACACGGTACCTTTCTTGGTTCCCAGTAAACCGCCTTTGGCATCTTCCTGACGCAGGGTAAATGCTGCTTGTACCGCTTTAAACGTTTTGAACTTCGCGCTTACACCGTCCAGTACTTTCTTGGCGGCGGGGTCGTTTTGCTGACTAAAACTTATGGTGGCTATAAAAAAAGTAGAAATTAATACAATTAGGCTTTTCATTATATGAATACTTTGTGTAAAGGCCGCAAAGATAATTGGTTAAACCTATTGCGGCAATAATAAGACGTGATTTGTTGCCCCGGGTTGTAAAATATGGCCACCTTAACAAAATTCTAACCTATATCGTTTAGCAGCATTTCCAGGTCGGCTTCCGTCTTAACCAGCACGTCGCGGGCCTTACTACCCTGGCTGGGGCCTACAATCCCGGCTGCTTCCAGCTGGTCCATCAGGCGGCCGGCCCGGTTATAACCCAGTTTCATGCGCCGTTGCAATAAGGAAGTGGAGCCCATCTGGCTGTTTACGATCATCCGAGCGGCACTTTCAAACAGGGTATCCCTGTCTTCCAGGTTCAGTTCCTTCCCTTCAAATTGCTTCTCGTCCACATATTCCGGCAAAAAGAATGCCTGGGGGTACCCTTCCTGAGTCCCAATAAAGTCGCAGATACTGTCTACTTCGGGGGTATCCACAAAAGCGCACTGCAAGCGCGTAATTTCCCCATTATAGCTGATAAGCATGTCTCCCTTACCAATCAACTGTTCGGCACCGCCTGCATCCAGGATGGTCCGGGAGTCGATCTTGGAGGATACTTTAAAGGCTATCCGCACGGGGAAGTTGGCTTTGATAGTCCCCGTAATGATGTTTACCGACGGGCGCTGGGTGGCAATGATCAAATGGATGCCTACCGCACGCGCCAGCTGCGCCAACCGGGCAATGGGCATTTCCACTTCTTTACCGGCCGTCATGATAAGGTCGGCAAACTCATCCACCACCAGTACTATAAACGGCAGAAACTGGTGACCTTTTTGCGGGTTCAGTTTGCGCTTTATAAATTTCTCGTTGTATTCCCGGATGTTACGGGCGCCGGCTTCCTTCAACAGGTCGTACCGGTTATCCATTTCAATACAAAGGGCATTCAGGGTATGAATTACCTTTTTGGTATCGGTGATGATGGCTTCATCTTCACCCGGTAATTTGGCCAGAAAATGCGTTTCAATATGGCGGTACAGGCTCAACTCCACCTTCTTGGGGTCAACCAGTACCAGCTTTATCTGCGAAGGATGTTTTTTATACAATAACGACACCAGGATGGCGTTCAAACCAACTGATTTACCCTGACCGGTAGCACCCGCCATCAACAGGTGCGGCATGGTGGTAAGGTCAACGATAAAATTCTCGTTATCGATCTTCTTCCCAATTGCGATGGGTAAACTGAAACTGTTGTTCTGGAATTTTTCCGACGACAGCATGCTGCGCATACTCACTACCGTCTTCTTCACATTAGGCACTTCTATACCCACGGTACCTTTACCGGGGATGGGTGCAATAATACGTATACCAAGCGCCGCCAAACTTAACGCAATATCATCTTCCAGGTTTTTGATGCGCGAAATACGCACCCCGGCCGCCGGTACAATTTCATACAGGGTTACAGTAGGCCCTACCGTGGCGCTGATCTTCTGGATCTCGATATCGTAATTCTTCAGCGTATTGATGATCTGGTTCTTGTTGGTCTCCAGTTCTTGTGGGTCCTGGATAATGCGTTCGCTGCCATGCAGCTCCAACAGTTCAAGACTGGGGAATTTATAATCGCGCAGTTCGAGCGACGGATCGTACGGTTCCTGCGAAATAACTTTCTCGATCTTTGGCTCTTCAATGGGAACTTCAGGCTGGTCTACCTCGGGATACGCTTTTATTTCCAGTTCCAGTTGAGCAGGATCAGGCTTTTTATTCCGGCCATTTTTCCCAATTACCGGTGTTACTTCTACAGGCGCTTCTTCTACATCCTCTTCCATTTCTTCTACCTCCTCATCCCAGGGCGCCTCGTCCCCTTCTCCATCTTTTTCAACCAACTGCAAATCCATTGGTTCTTCTTCGGGTTCTGTAAGGGGTGATTTTTTAAGCACGCCCAGTCCTTCTTTCAGTTTATTGCCAAGTGGTTTTACAACCGGTGTTTCTTTATCTTCTTTAGCTAATACCGGTACTACTTCTTTAACCGGTTCTGCTGGTTTGGGTTTGGATAATGTTGGTGCTTTGAAAACGGGGTTAAACCGCCAGATCACGTAGGCCAGTCCGCCCAACAATAATAAAGCGGCCGTACCAACGCTGCCAATCATTCGCACCAGCCAGTCGCTGCCCATATTACCTACAGCCCCGCCCCAGGCGAATGCACCGCCCCGGAAAATAAATGCCAGCACCACACTAAAAAACAACAGGCTTACGATTACGTAACGCACGTTGCGCCAAAGGTTAAATACTTTGGCACCCAGCAATGCATTTACCCCGATTACAAAAAACAGGCTGCAGAACATGAAGCTGGCTGCACCAAATCCTTTATAGAAAAACAAGTGTGAAATATACGCGCCGAGGTTGCCGAGCAAATTCGTGGTTTTCACGTCTTCACCGGGCAATAAGATAGCTGCACCCCTGAATACCTTGTCCTGGTCTTCCTTCCAGGTAAACAGGTATGATGCAAAGGCGATAAATAAGAAAAGGCTGATCAGGATGGAGAAAGCACCAGCAATTTTATGGGTACGCTCGTCTTTTACTAATTGCTTAACCGTAACCTGAGCTTCTTTTTCAGGCTTGAAACTGTCCGATTTTGCTGGCTTTTTCTTTTCTGCTTTGTCTGCTTTTAAGCGGTTGGCCATGGGCACAAAGATAAGTAGTTTAAGGTTCAAGGCACAAGAAAGAAGACACAAGGAAATGCCCTGATACTATATGTTAACTTTTTGTTTGAAGAAGGAAAACCTGTTTCAGGTTTCAGGTTACAGGGGAAACAGCCTGTTACAACTTTGCATTCCCTGCAACCTGTAACTTGTAACCTGCAACCGGCATCAGGTAACCGGGAACGGCCCTACCATTGGCACATTAGCTAATTATCACATTAGCACATTGTTCTTTTTTGTATTTTCACCCTAGAAACTAACGCCCTACGGGGCAATTTATGAGCACTAACAGCCATCCCCGATTTGTATCTGCTAACACTAATCGCTACCATCCTTTTCATAAGGCCTTCAAACATACATTTTTTTATATCCTGCTTTTTTGTTTTGTAAACAATAGTTATTCACAGTGGGCAGATTCGATGGTGGTGGAAGCATCTGACATCCGCTTTCAGAAAGCAATAGGCAAACAAACGCTGTTCACTTCCGCTCCTAAAAACGAAGTAAAGGATGCAGATATATACAAATTACCCTATAAACAAACCCCGGGTCATTATTTACCGCATCAACTGCCGAGCAAGCTGGTTGAACGGGATTGTTTTTTAGAATTTGCTTTAAAGAACAGCGCCGATACCGCCATTTCCGTTTGTTTTATTCCTGGCTCCTACTGCCGCCTTATCACCCTGTTTAAAGCGCAGATCGATAATATTCCGGGCACGTTAATCCGGTTGCCCGACAGTCTTATAAACGACGACCGGAATAACGGCGTAAAACGCATTCATTTGCTGCCGCATGAAAAAGCCGTGTTCTTTTCCCGGTTCAACTTTGTGCGTACCAACGTAAACTCCCTGATTCCCCGCCTTATCATGGACGACTACCTGAAGCAATGGACCACATTACAACGTGAACGCGATGGCATGCTGTATGTGTTTACCTATACCGTGTCGGGCGTATTGTTGTTCATGATCTTTTATTCACTGGCGGTGTATATTCAAAGCAGGAACAAGGAATTTGTTTTTTATGCCGGGTATACTTTTCTTACCTGCTCGTTGTTGTTCCTGAAATCTTACTTCGACACCACCGCCAACTGGTTCAATTTTTTCTATGAGGAGTACCTCGATTTTATGATCATGACGGCCAGCGTGGTCGTTTACCAGATCTTCATGCGCAAATTCACCAACAGCAAAGAAGTGTATCCCCTGCTTGATAAAATACTTCGTTATTTCAACATCCTGCTTATTTGCGCCAGTATTGTTTTCTCTGTTGTTTACTTTTTTACCGACTGGTACATTATGCTGAACATTATGGAGAACGCAATTAAACAACTGTTCTTTGTAACCGGTGTAGTATTTATTGCCTATAGCATTAAGAAGAAGAACCCGCTGCTGAATTACCTGGCGGCCGGTAATTTCTCCCTGATCTTTTTGTCAGTTATCTCCTATATCATCATCCTTACCGGCTGGAAACTGGTGCAGAAAGATCCTACTTCTATTTTTAACCGGGCGTTGTTCTATTATGAATTTGGACTGGTGTTGGAACTGGGGTTCTTTTTGTCGGGTTTGGCGTTCAAGAACCGCCGCGATATTATTGAGCGGGTAAAGGAACGCGAGCGGCTGAAACTGGAAAATGAACGTAAGGAATTTGATAAACAAATGGCGGTAATGGCGGCCAAACAGGAAGAGAGGAACCGCATTTCGGCCGATATGCACGACGAACTGGGTTCGGGCGTTACAGCCATCAGGCTGATGAGTGAGATCATGAAGAGCCGGTTAAAGGGCGATGTGGTACCCGAGCTGGAAAAGATCTCCAACTCAGCCAATGAACTGCTGGGTAAGATGAACACCATCATCTGGACCATGAAAAGCAGTAACGACACCCTTGAAAGCCTTATTGCCTACATCAGGGCGCACGCCATCGAATACTTCGACAGCACCCCTATTGAATGCAGAGTACAACTACCGGCGCTGATACCGCAGGCCGAAGTAAGCGGCGAAAAAAGAAGGAACATCTTCCTGAGTATAAAAGAAGCGCTGAACAATGCCATGAAACACTCCCAGGCATCGCAGATCCAGATCATTATTTCCACCAACGACAAATTGCTGATGATAAAGATCTGCGACAATGGCGTTGGCATCGACGCCGATAAACTGCGCCGTTTCGGGAACGGGCTCAGCAACATGCGCCGCCGGATGGAAAGCATTGACGGCTCTTTCAAAATTGAAAGTAAAATTGAAGCTGAGAAGAATTGCGTGCTGACGTTTGAAGCTCCAATTTAAGTTCCGAGTTCAGAGTTCCGGGTTCCAGGTATTTATTATCCTTTTCCTTTCAAAACTCCCAGGAACAGGAAGATCCAGCCTACAATAAAGAATACGCCGCCAATTGGTGTAATGGCGCCTATACCGCGCAGGCCAACTGTATTGGTAGCTGACAGGGCAGTTAATGCGTATAACGAACCGGAGAAGAGGATCATACCAATGATAAAGCACATACCTGCCCATTGCAGGTTCTTGCCGGGGAAACTTCCAAATAAAATAGCTACAGCTAATAACGCAAATACATGGTAGAATTGATAACGCACCCCGGTTTCAAAAGTAGTAACTGTTTCGGGGGGCACAATTTTCTTTAATCCGTGTGCGCCAAAAGCGCCCAACGCAACGGCCAGTGCACCTAAGAGGGCGGCCGTTTGCAGAAATCCTTTATGCATGTAAAACTGTTTGAATAAAGTCGTTCATGGATATGGCATCTTCCTTATGGATCATTACATCGGCCTGCTCATAATACATGCGGCGTTCGTTCAGTTTACGAATGATGTAATGTTTCAGGTCTTCGTCCCCGATATCTTTCAGTAATGGCCGTTGTACGCGCTCTTTTAAAAGCCGGTGCAGCAACACATCCACTGATGTATTGAGCCATACCACCGTGCCATACTTTTTCATGAATTCGATGTTGTTAAAGAAACAGGGGGTGCCACCGCCGCAGCTCAATACCATGTTGGTATTTTCATCCACGATCTTCTCCAGCACTATTTTTTCCTTACTGCGAAAGTATTCTTCGCCCGACTCACCAAAAATGTCCGGGATGCTCCGCTTTTCTTCGTCTACGATCACCTCGTCCAGGTCATAGAACGGTAAACTTAACTTTTGCGCTACCTGCTTTCCCCAATGCGTTTTTCCGGAACCCATGAAACCGATTAAGAATATCCTCATTACGTCGCAAGTTATTTAAAAGCGTTGAAACCGGTAACATCCATACCAGTGATCAGCAAATGTATGTCATGTGTGCCTTCGTAGGTAATAACACTTTCAATATTCATCATATGGCGCATAATGGAGTATTCGCCGGTAATGCCGGCGCCGCCGAGTATCTGCCGCGCCTCACGGGCAATAGCGGCTGCAATTTCGCATCCGTTGCGTTTGGCCATGCTAACCTGCTGGGGAGTGGCTTTTTCTTCATTCATCAAAATACCCAGCCGCCAGTTCAGTAACTGGGCCTTGGTGATCTCGGTGACCATTTCGGCCAGTTTTTTTTGCTGCAGTTGAAATGCCCCGATGGGTTTATCAAACTGATAGCGCTCTTTGGAATAGCGCAGGGCCGTATCGTAGCAATCCATGGCCGCCCCTACCACACCCCAGGCAATGCCATAGCGGGCGCGGGTTAAACAGCTCAATGGACCTTTTAAACCTTTTACATTGGGAAGAATATTTTCCTTGGGCACTTTTACATTATCAAACACCAGTTCGCCGGTGGCAGAAGCCCGCAGGCTCCATTTATTATGGGTGAGCGGCGCTGTAAAGCCTTTCATACCTCTTTCCACGATCAGGCCGCGTACCTCTCCTTCTTCGTCCTTGGCCCATACAATGGCCACTTTTGCGTAGGGCGCATTGCTGATCCACATTTTGG
The Niastella koreensis GR20-10 genome window above contains:
- a CDS encoding shikimate kinase encodes the protein MRIFLIGFMGSGKTHWGKQVAQKLSLPFYDLDEVIVDEEKRSIPDIFGESGEEYFRSKEKIVLEKIVDENTNMVLSCGGGTPCFFNNIEFMKKYGTVVWLNTSVDVLLHRLLKERVQRPLLKDIGDEDLKHYIIRKLNERRMYYEQADVMIHKEDAISMNDFIQTVLHA
- a CDS encoding acyl-CoA dehydrogenase family protein; translated protein: MGTRTDLFTSPDYFLLDELLTDEQKLVRESVRNYVKREISPIIEEYAQKSEFPEQIVQQMGELGCFGPTIPVEYGGGGLDYVSYGLMMQELERGDSGVRSTASVQGSLVMFPIFEYGSEDQRRKYLPKLANGEWLGCFGLTEPDHGSDPGSMTTHFTDAGDHVVLNGAKMWISNAPYAKVAIVWAKDEEGEVRGLIVERGMKGFTAPLTHNKWSLRASATGELVFDNVKVPKENILPNVKGLKGPLSCLTRARYGIAWGVVGAAMDCYDTALRYSKERYQFDKPIGAFQLQQKKLAEMVTEITKAQLLNWRLGILMNEEKATPQQVSMAKRNGCEIAAAIAREARQILGGAGITGEYSIMRHMMNIESVITYEGTHDIHLLITGMDVTGFNAFK